Proteins from a single region of Peromyscus eremicus chromosome 9, PerEre_H2_v1, whole genome shotgun sequence:
- the LOC131919629 gene encoding eosinophil cationic protein-like, with protein MGVKLLESRLRLLPLLLGLVMVVASFQIASNLTPSEKFVVRHINMSSPRCTIAMKAVNKLERHCKEKNSFLHTSFAAVVTVCGHSNVNCSDPKYSNCHNSPDPVSLTYCNLTTPRSHYTRCQYQTIRTRMFYRVACNRSTPQDSGSYPIVPVHLDGIF; from the coding sequence ATGGGTGTGAAGCTGCTTGAGTCCAGACTTCGTCTCCTGCCGCTGCTGCTGGGACTTGTCATGGTGGTTGCCTCATTCCAGATTGCATCGAATTTAACCCCGTCCGAGAAGTTTGTAGTCCGGCATATAAATATGAGCAGCCCCCGATGTACTATTGCAATGAAGGCAGTTAACAAATTAGAAAGACATTGCAAGGAAAAGAATAGTTTTCTTCATACaagttttgctgctgttgttacgGTGTGTGGCCATAGTAATGTTAACTGCAGTGACCCGAAATATTCAAATTGTCATAATAGTCCAGATCCGGTGTCTTTGACTTACTGTAACCTCACAACTCCAAGAAGCCATTATACACGATGCCAATACCAAACAATACGAACAAGGATGTTCTACAGAGTTGCTTGTAACCGTAGTACCCCACAAGACAGTGGCTCCTATCCAATTGTTCCGGTTCACTTGGATGGGATATTTTAG